The genomic stretch CCTCAACACAAACCCTCAGGACTTTTATCTGCCTGTCTCTTTTGAAGAACTCACCGGGTGGTCTTCCGCCACGGCTACGCACCTGCTTTCAACAAAAGAAGATACGTCATACCCGGCAGGCACTATTACCCTACCGTGCGGCCCTTCCGGTTGCCTGTATTTTATTGAAAGAACTTCTCATGGCAAATGAACTTACACTTGGTGTTTGCTATTACCCGGAACACTGGCCTGAACATATGTGGGCAGATGACGCCAAGCGCGTGGCTGATATAGGTATATCCCGTGTACGCATTGGCGAATTCGCATGGAGCCGGATTGAGCCAGAACAGGGAAATCTGCAATGGGAATGGCTGGATCGGGCCATGGATACTCTCGGCAGTGAGAATCTGCAGGTCATCCTTGGCACGCCCACTGCGACGCCGCCCAAATGGCTCGTTGATGCGCACCCGGATATATTGGCTTATGACGAGCAAGGCCAACCGCGTAAATTTGGCTCACGTCGACATTACTGCTTCTCGTCTCTCACCTACCGCCGGGAAACAACTCGGATCTGCAAGCTTATGGCAGAACGCTATGCAGCCCATCCTGCCCTATTCGCATGGCAGACCGACAATGAGTATGGCTGCCATGATACCACTCGTAGCTGGTCACCCGAGGCAACAAAAGCCTTTCGCCTCTGGCTGAAAGAAAAATTCCGGAATGATATTGCTGCTCTCAACAAGGCCTGGGGTACTGTTTTCTGGAGTCAGGAGTACACTGATTTTTCGCAAATAGACCTGCCGAATATGACAGTAACAGAAGCGACACCAGCCCACATGCTGGACTTTTATCGCTTCTCCTCGGATCAGGTGGTCAGCTTCAACAAACTGCAATGTGACATTTTGCGGGCTGCTTCTCCCGGTAAAGCGATCATCCATAATTTCATGGGTATCTATACCGGCTTTGATCACTTCAAGGTTTCCAGGGATCTGGATATTGCCTCCTGGGACAGCTATCCGCTGGGCTTTCTGGACGTTGCACCTTTTCCTGTTGAAGACAAACACACTTACCTGCGGCAAGGGCATCCAGATTTTACCAGCTTTCATCACGACCTTTACCGTGCCTGTGGCAAAAACGGACGCTGGTGGGTGATGGAGCAACAGCCGGGTCCAGTAAACTGGGCGCATCATAACCCGGCTCCGCTGCCCGGCATGGTGCGTACCTGGAGCTGGGAAGCTTTCGCCCACGGCGCTGAAACCGTCAGCTACTTTCGCTGGAGACAGGCGCCATTCGCGCAGGAACAATTTCACGCAGGGCTCAATCTTGTCAATAATGAACCGGCACCAGCAACACTGGAAGCGCGTGAAGTATCCGCTGAAATCGCCAAGCTCGGCCAAACGCCGGTTACAGCAACAGCGTCAATCGCGCTGGTTTTTAGCTACGAAGCAAAGTGGCTTTTTGATATTCAGCCACAGGGTGCATCATGGAGCTACTGGGAACTGGTCCTGACATGGTATGGTGCGGCGCGGCGTTTGGGACTGGACGTGGACATTATTCCGCCGGACGCTGACCTGTCCGCCTACAGCATTGTGCTGGTACCCTCATTACCGATCCTGCCCGATGGTTTCATCAAACGTCTCCAATCAACGGACGCCCATATTGTCCTTGGCCCGCGCACGGGCAGTAAAACAAGAAATGTTCAGGTCCCCCCTTCTCTGGCACCTGGAGATTTGCAGACCGTGCTGCCCTTGAAAATCCTTCACTCTGAATCCCTGCGAGAAGATATTTCTATCAGGGGCCAACTGGATGGACGTGAAGTAAAGGCTGGCAAGTGGCTTGATCATGTGCAGACTGAGATCGTGCCCGCCGCAGTTATGGAGGATGGCACGGGACTTCTGTTCCATCACGCCAACATGTCTTTCTTCACGACGGTACCGGATGGCAGTTTCATTCTCAAAACCCTGATACAGCTCTGCACAGACAAACGCATCCCGGCGGATATCCTGCCTGAGCATGTGCGCATCCGTCGTAGAGGCGATGTTGTGTTTGCTTTCAATTATGGGCCGGATGGTGCAACAATCCCGAAAAATATAAGGTCCGCAGATGGGGCGCTGGTATTTGGCAGCTGGGAACTGCCGCCTGCTGGTACTGCTTGCTGGCGTATAAAATAAAAGAGGGAACGTATCATGTCGCCAGAGGCACTCCAGATTGGTATCTTTGTTACAATCACCGGCCTGATCGGCTTTTTCACCTGGCTGAAATGCCGGGCACCGGACACGGTACGCTCGGATGACCCGAACAAGGAGCAGTTTCTTGCTGGCGGGGGCCTCTCCTGGATTTTTGTTGCCGGGTCGATCACCCTGACCAATCTCTCAACCGATCAGCTTGTGGGCATGAACGGCAACCAGATGGCGCTGCTTGCCTGGTGGGAACTGGCCGCCGTTGCCGGGCTGCTTGTTCTGGCACTTGTATTCCTGCCGGTTTACTACAAATATCAGTGTACGACGACGACAGAACTTCTCGAAAAGCGCTATGGTGACAAGAACATTCGCGCCACCATTGCCGTCCTGTTC from Parvularcula sp. IMCC14364 encodes the following:
- a CDS encoding beta-galactosidase yields the protein MANELTLGVCYYPEHWPEHMWADDAKRVADIGISRVRIGEFAWSRIEPEQGNLQWEWLDRAMDTLGSENLQVILGTPTATPPKWLVDAHPDILAYDEQGQPRKFGSRRHYCFSSLTYRRETTRICKLMAERYAAHPALFAWQTDNEYGCHDTTRSWSPEATKAFRLWLKEKFRNDIAALNKAWGTVFWSQEYTDFSQIDLPNMTVTEATPAHMLDFYRFSSDQVVSFNKLQCDILRAASPGKAIIHNFMGIYTGFDHFKVSRDLDIASWDSYPLGFLDVAPFPVEDKHTYLRQGHPDFTSFHHDLYRACGKNGRWWVMEQQPGPVNWAHHNPAPLPGMVRTWSWEAFAHGAETVSYFRWRQAPFAQEQFHAGLNLVNNEPAPATLEAREVSAEIAKLGQTPVTATASIALVFSYEAKWLFDIQPQGASWSYWELVLTWYGAARRLGLDVDIIPPDADLSAYSIVLVPSLPILPDGFIKRLQSTDAHIVLGPRTGSKTRNVQVPPSLAPGDLQTVLPLKILHSESLREDISIRGQLDGREVKAGKWLDHVQTEIVPAAVMEDGTGLLFHHANMSFFTTVPDGSFILKTLIQLCTDKRIPADILPEHVRIRRRGDVVFAFNYGPDGATIPKNIRSADGALVFGSWELPPAGTACWRIK